Proteins co-encoded in one Pseudomonas beijingensis genomic window:
- a CDS encoding NAD-dependent epimerase/dehydratase family protein, which yields MKSLVIGSTSVIGKAVARELSRYGQVKLAGRRDADIAFDLNSQLPGACDERFDVVVLAAADFGGGQPDDLIRAERVNSVGTLAACRLAEHCGARHFILLSSRWASHQATDPYFGIYSLSKRHGEEVASLYCQERGMALTVLRISQVYDDGEQCRPHQPLLYAIADKAQVGRTVELYGSNDARRNYLHLSDLAEVCARLAEQGVTGLYNCGHPDSPRLSEIARAAFEAFGKPSDVRFLPEKNDIPDLPPFDCGHDLYEQIGFVPRIDVRQGFERMRAHRESLS from the coding sequence ATGAAAAGCCTGGTCATAGGAAGTACTTCAGTCATTGGCAAGGCCGTCGCCCGGGAGTTGTCGCGCTATGGCCAAGTCAAATTGGCGGGGCGCCGGGACGCTGATATTGCCTTTGACTTGAATAGCCAGCTGCCCGGCGCCTGCGACGAGCGCTTCGACGTGGTCGTGTTGGCAGCGGCCGATTTTGGCGGCGGCCAGCCAGATGATCTGATTCGCGCCGAACGGGTCAACAGTGTCGGTACATTGGCGGCCTGCCGCCTGGCCGAACATTGCGGGGCGCGTCATTTCATTCTGCTGTCGTCGCGTTGGGCCAGTCACCAGGCGACGGATCCTTACTTTGGCATCTACTCGCTGTCCAAGCGCCATGGCGAGGAAGTGGCGAGCCTGTATTGCCAGGAGCGCGGCATGGCGTTGACGGTCCTGCGCATCAGTCAGGTCTACGATGACGGCGAGCAGTGCCGGCCTCACCAACCGTTGCTGTATGCCATTGCCGACAAGGCGCAGGTGGGGCGCACCGTCGAGCTGTATGGCAGCAACGACGCCAGGCGCAACTACTTGCATTTGAGTGACCTTGCCGAGGTCTGCGCGCGGCTGGCAGAGCAGGGGGTTACGGGCTTGTACAACTGCGGCCACCCTGACAGCCCCCGTCTTTCCGAGATTGCCCGGGCCGCGTTCGAGGCGTTTGGCAAGCCGTCGGACGTCCGCTTCCTGCCGGAAAAGAACGATATTCCAGATTTGCCTCCCTTTGACTGTGGGCATGATTTGTACGAGCAAATAGGTTTCGTCCCGCGAATCGATGTTCGCCAGGGTTTTGAGCGGATGAGAGCGCACCGGGAGAGCCTGTCATGA
- a CDS encoding flagellar basal body rod protein FlgF has translation MDKYLYVAMTGASQNALAQRAHANNLANISTNGFQKDLEQARSMPVFGDSFPARAFALSERPATDFTPGALVQTGRDLDVAVSGPGWMAVQNPDGGESYVRTGSLNVDALGVLRAGNGMPVMGNGGPIAVPPEQKIEIGQDGTISIRAMGEGPRVMAEVDRIKLVNPDLKNMTKTLDGTIRTKDGQPAPIDANVQLVSGFQEASNVNAVDEMTSVLALAKQFELHVKMMNTAKEGDEAMARVLQI, from the coding sequence GTGGACAAGTACCTTTATGTGGCAATGACCGGCGCCAGCCAGAACGCACTGGCGCAGCGGGCCCATGCCAACAACCTGGCGAACATTTCCACCAATGGCTTTCAGAAAGACCTGGAGCAGGCGCGCTCGATGCCGGTGTTCGGCGACAGCTTTCCGGCGCGGGCGTTTGCCTTGTCCGAACGGCCTGCCACGGACTTCACCCCGGGTGCGCTGGTTCAAACCGGTCGCGACCTCGACGTGGCGGTGAGCGGGCCGGGCTGGATGGCCGTGCAGAATCCTGACGGCGGTGAAAGCTACGTGCGCACCGGCAGTCTCAATGTTGACGCCCTGGGCGTGCTGCGGGCCGGCAACGGCATGCCGGTGATGGGCAACGGCGGTCCGATCGCTGTGCCGCCGGAGCAGAAAATCGAAATCGGCCAGGACGGCACCATCAGCATTCGCGCCATGGGTGAAGGCCCGCGGGTGATGGCTGAAGTGGACCGCATCAAGCTGGTCAACCCGGACCTCAAGAACATGACCAAGACCCTGGACGGCACGATCCGTACCAAGGACGGCCAGCCGGCGCCCATCGATGCCAACGTGCAGTTGGTATCGGGTTTCCAGGAGGCGAGCAACGTCAACGCCGTGGATGAAATGACTTCGGTGCTGGCCCTGGCCAAGCAGTTCGAGCTCCACGTCAAGATGATGAACACCGCCAAAGAAGGCGATGAAGCCATGGCTCGGGTCTTGCAGATCTAA
- a CDS encoding metallophosphoesterase family protein: MIGIISDVHGNYSALRTVLAKLDELGVSRIICLGDTAGYYSQVNECCEALRERNIFSVMGNHDWYLAKNERCPRSNSANACLDYQQGVITSQNLAWLGSLPERSTLHELSIVHGGWNDPLDEYVRPSQAYFAPLPGRYFASGHTHVQYLWSGEDKVYCNPGSVGQPRDGDPRAGFATWDGETFNLHRVAYAIGETQQAMKNAGFTPYFYENLDIGSQIGGRISAV; encoded by the coding sequence ATGATCGGGATCATTTCTGACGTACATGGCAATTACAGCGCCTTGCGGACAGTGCTTGCCAAGCTGGATGAGCTGGGTGTCTCGCGGATTATCTGCCTGGGTGACACGGCGGGTTATTACAGCCAGGTCAATGAGTGTTGCGAGGCCCTGCGCGAACGAAACATTTTCTCCGTGATGGGCAATCATGATTGGTACCTGGCGAAGAATGAGCGCTGCCCTCGTTCCAATAGCGCCAATGCCTGCCTGGATTATCAACAGGGCGTCATCACTTCGCAGAATCTGGCCTGGCTGGGATCGCTCCCGGAGCGCTCGACCCTGCATGAATTAAGCATCGTCCATGGCGGCTGGAACGATCCGCTGGACGAATACGTACGACCCTCGCAAGCGTATTTCGCGCCGTTGCCTGGCCGCTATTTCGCCTCAGGCCATACCCACGTCCAGTACTTGTGGAGCGGGGAGGACAAGGTCTATTGCAACCCCGGTTCCGTCGGCCAGCCACGTGATGGCGATCCCCGGGCAGGCTTTGCGACCTGGGACGGTGAAACCTTCAATCTGCACCGGGTTGCATACGCGATTGGTGAAACCCAACAGGCCATGAAGAACGCCGGGTTTACCCCGTACTTTTATGAAAATCTTGATATCGGCAGTCAGATAGGCGGGCGGATCAGTGCGGTTTGA
- a CDS encoding class I SAM-dependent methyltransferase codes for MSNDLDTFIAAYSDSFGYAFDNNIILNWYPQRIMALCTKEQSLLELGVGHGFSTHRFSQFFSEHTVIDGSASVIAQFKSQYPDNTAEIVESYFETFDTDKRFDLIVMGFILEHVDDPQTVLQRFKRFLAPGGRCFVLVPNGESLHRRFGHAAGLLGDMTALGSGDLELGHMRSYSLQTLTAEIEAAGLQVVRKEGVFLKPFTTGQLKDLNLSPDIIQAMCTVGVDYPELCCAMMLEATVTSS; via the coding sequence ATGAGCAACGATCTCGATACCTTCATCGCAGCCTACAGCGACAGCTTTGGCTACGCGTTTGACAACAACATCATTCTCAATTGGTATCCCCAACGCATCATGGCGCTGTGCACCAAGGAGCAGAGCCTGCTGGAGCTTGGTGTTGGCCATGGCTTCAGCACCCACCGCTTCTCGCAGTTCTTCAGCGAGCACACAGTCATCGACGGCTCCGCATCGGTGATCGCCCAGTTCAAGTCCCAATACCCGGACAATACGGCCGAGATCGTCGAAAGTTATTTCGAGACATTCGACACCGACAAGCGTTTCGATCTCATCGTGATGGGTTTTATCCTTGAACATGTCGATGATCCACAGACCGTACTGCAAAGGTTCAAGCGCTTCCTTGCTCCGGGCGGTCGTTGCTTCGTGCTGGTTCCCAATGGCGAATCCCTGCATCGGCGGTTCGGTCATGCGGCCGGACTGCTTGGCGACATGACGGCGCTGGGCAGTGGCGATCTGGAGTTGGGCCATATGCGCAGCTACTCGCTACAGACCCTGACCGCTGAAATTGAAGCCGCGGGCCTCCAGGTAGTGCGCAAGGAAGGCGTGTTCCTCAAACCCTTCACCACCGGGCAATTGAAAGACTTGAACTTGAGTCCGGACATCATTCAAGCCATGTGCACCGTAGGCGTCGATTATCCAGAGCTGTGTTGTGCAATGATGCTGGAAGCGACAGTCACCTCGTCATGA
- the flgG gene encoding flagellar basal-body rod protein FlgG — protein sequence MLPALWVAKTGLSAQDTNLTTISNNLANVSTTGFKRDRAEFQDLLYQVKRQPGAQSTQDSELPSGLQVGTGVRIVGTQKNFNAGSLQTTEQPLDMAIDGRGFFQILQPDGTTSYTRDGTFHLDSNGQIVNASGFALEPAIIIPNDAQTFTVGRDGTVSITIAGNPAAQVIGNLQTADFINPAGLQAVGNNLFLETAASGAPQVGTPGLNGFGTTLQNTLETSNVSTVEEMVNMITTQRAYEMNSKVISTADQMLSFVTQNL from the coding sequence ATGCTTCCGGCTCTATGGGTTGCCAAAACAGGTCTGTCCGCCCAGGACACCAACCTGACGACCATTTCCAACAACTTGGCGAACGTTTCGACCACGGGTTTCAAACGTGATCGCGCCGAGTTCCAGGACCTGCTGTATCAGGTAAAACGCCAACCTGGCGCCCAGTCGACCCAGGACAGCGAACTGCCGTCGGGCCTGCAAGTGGGTACCGGTGTACGCATTGTCGGCACCCAGAAAAACTTCAACGCCGGCAGCCTGCAGACCACCGAGCAGCCGCTGGACATGGCCATCGACGGGCGCGGTTTCTTCCAGATCCTGCAGCCGGACGGCACCACGTCCTACACTCGCGACGGTACATTCCACCTCGACTCCAACGGCCAGATCGTCAACGCCAGCGGTTTCGCCCTGGAGCCGGCGATCATCATTCCGAACGATGCCCAGACCTTTACCGTGGGCCGCGACGGCACCGTGTCCATCACCATTGCGGGCAACCCGGCCGCACAGGTGATCGGCAACCTGCAGACCGCCGACTTCATCAACCCGGCCGGCCTGCAAGCGGTGGGCAACAACCTGTTCCTGGAAACCGCCGCCAGTGGCGCGCCGCAAGTCGGCACCCCGGGCCTGAACGGTTTCGGCACCACGCTGCAGAACACCCTGGAAACCTCCAACGTGAGCACCGTTGAGGAGATGGTCAACATGATCACCACCCAGCGCGCCTACGAGATGAACTCCAAGGTGATCTCCACCGCCGACCAGATGCTCTCGTTCGTTACGCAGAATCTGTAA
- the rffA gene encoding dTDP-4-amino-4,6-dideoxygalactose transaminase, producing the protein MSKETILFNRPYMTGKELDYIAQAKFGNMLAGDGPFTKQCHRWLESHTGCNKALLTHSCTAALEMAALLLDIQPGDEIILPSYTFVSTANAFVLRGAVPVFVDVRPDTLNLDERLIEAAITSRTKAIVPVHYAGVACEMDTILAIARKHGLAVVEDAAQGVMSTYKGRALGSIGDLGAFSFHETKNVISGEGGALLANEPAMALRAEIIREKGTDRSRFFRGEVDKYTWQEVGSSFLPGEMTAAFLWAQLEEAQAITSRRLAVWDHYHAALAGLEQQGLLRRPIVPEHCQHNAHMYYVLLAPGVERQVVLETLKSHAIYAVFHYVPLHSSPGGARYGRVHGSMEITDGYSERLLRLPMWLGLSKDQQDRVVDVLGSALAALAT; encoded by the coding sequence ATGAGCAAAGAAACGATACTCTTCAATCGCCCGTATATGACTGGCAAGGAACTGGATTACATTGCCCAGGCCAAGTTCGGCAACATGCTCGCCGGTGATGGCCCGTTCACCAAGCAGTGCCACCGCTGGCTGGAGTCCCACACGGGGTGCAACAAGGCATTGCTCACTCACTCCTGTACCGCTGCGCTGGAAATGGCCGCTCTGCTGCTGGACATCCAGCCTGGCGACGAAATCATCCTGCCTTCCTATACCTTCGTTTCCACGGCCAACGCCTTTGTGTTGCGCGGCGCGGTGCCGGTTTTCGTCGATGTACGTCCTGATACCCTGAACCTGGACGAGCGCCTGATCGAGGCGGCGATCACGTCACGGACCAAGGCGATCGTGCCCGTCCATTACGCCGGCGTGGCCTGCGAAATGGACACTATCCTGGCTATTGCGCGCAAGCATGGGCTGGCGGTGGTCGAGGACGCCGCGCAAGGGGTGATGTCAACCTACAAGGGCCGAGCCTTGGGCAGTATTGGCGACCTTGGCGCATTCAGTTTTCACGAAACCAAGAACGTGATCTCGGGGGAGGGCGGGGCGTTGCTGGCCAATGAGCCTGCCATGGCACTGCGCGCCGAGATCATTCGGGAAAAAGGCACCGATCGCAGTCGATTCTTCAGGGGCGAGGTGGACAAATACACTTGGCAAGAGGTGGGATCCTCCTTTCTGCCCGGAGAAATGACGGCAGCCTTCCTTTGGGCCCAGTTGGAAGAGGCGCAAGCCATCACCAGCCGCCGCCTGGCGGTCTGGGACCACTACCATGCCGCTTTGGCGGGGCTTGAGCAGCAAGGGTTGCTGCGTCGTCCGATCGTTCCTGAACATTGCCAGCACAATGCGCACATGTATTACGTACTCCTCGCCCCTGGCGTGGAGCGCCAGGTTGTCCTCGAGACGCTCAAGAGCCACGCGATCTATGCGGTGTTCCATTACGTGCCGCTGCATTCATCCCCCGGCGGCGCGCGCTATGGGCGTGTTCATGGCTCAATGGAAATTACCGACGGTTATTCCGAGCGGCTGCTGCGTTTGCCGATGTGGCTCGGTCTATCCAAGGATCAACAAGACCGCGTGGTCGATGTGCTCGGCAGTGCTTTGGCAGCCCTTGCCACTTAG
- a CDS encoding ATP-grasp domain-containing protein, translating to MKTVMVTGVGAIMGYGLLKSLRAADPSVRLVGTDIYDDAVGRGWCDVFVQAPLTADAGYAQWLGDTLARHEVDLLIPGIEQDVHWLSDNRALLATFDCQVVLNNQRLIDLSKDKWAMDQALVALGDASRIPSLLSGDFHALKAALGLPFLLKPRRSYASKGLVWVREERDFTPHAALLGDYLMAQPIIGSAADEFTVAAFGDGRGDTGPIISFQRKLASDGSTAKAWVYQDDSLDKTVARLCRAFKPVGPTNLQFRRGSDASWSLLEINPRISSTSSIRRAFGYNEAAMCLDFYLDGKTSGQPIIRSGFAVRYIEDFIVYDRDHF from the coding sequence ATGAAGACTGTCATGGTGACAGGCGTCGGCGCCATCATGGGTTACGGCCTGCTCAAGTCGCTGCGTGCGGCGGACCCTTCTGTTCGGCTGGTCGGCACCGATATCTACGACGACGCCGTCGGTCGCGGCTGGTGCGATGTATTCGTGCAGGCTCCTTTGACCGCTGACGCGGGGTACGCCCAGTGGCTGGGCGATACGCTGGCCAGGCACGAGGTCGACCTGCTGATTCCCGGGATCGAACAGGATGTCCATTGGCTATCGGATAACCGAGCGTTGTTGGCGACGTTCGATTGTCAGGTTGTGCTCAACAACCAGCGCTTGATTGATCTTTCCAAAGACAAGTGGGCCATGGACCAGGCGCTGGTGGCGCTGGGAGATGCCAGCCGTATTCCCAGCCTGCTGTCGGGGGATTTTCACGCGCTCAAGGCGGCCTTGGGCCTGCCGTTCCTGCTCAAGCCGCGCCGAAGCTACGCCTCCAAAGGGCTGGTCTGGGTTCGCGAGGAGCGCGACTTCACGCCTCACGCGGCCCTGCTCGGTGACTACCTCATGGCGCAACCCATCATTGGCAGCGCGGCCGACGAATTCACCGTGGCGGCGTTTGGCGATGGCCGGGGAGACACCGGTCCGATCATCAGCTTCCAGCGCAAGTTGGCGTCGGACGGGTCAACCGCCAAGGCCTGGGTATATCAGGACGATTCGCTGGATAAAACAGTCGCCAGGTTGTGCCGCGCCTTCAAACCGGTGGGCCCGACCAACTTGCAATTCCGTCGTGGCAGCGATGCCTCCTGGAGCCTGCTGGAGATCAATCCGCGAATATCTTCGACCAGTTCGATACGACGCGCATTCGGCTACAACGAGGCGGCCATGTGCCTGGATTTTTACCTCGATGGCAAGACATCGGGCCAGCCGATCATCCGCAGTGGTTTCGCCGTTCGTTATATAGAGGATTTCATTGTCTATGATCGGGATCATTTCTGA
- a CDS encoding glycosyltransferase: MSNLAQLDAHSLEQALARLRLMYAKPEHPYYFLAPAYRESSSGVVSLHYLCHMLNLSGREAYICGTEVVNPDLKTPVIDSAIKQRHAAAGKVPIAVYPEVFPGNPLNCSVVARFLLNFEGFLTGNGMNAAPTDLFFYYAARLAEHRGDLDGDLLCLPAIDIEMFSTVGAAAVRKGSYLYQNRHPLDQIDYALLPADVRLLSMANPLSLPELAELLRSAEVMYSYEWSMTCVMAVLCGCPVIFIPGHGVDQPLLDNSFFGSVGFAMLDQPNPLEQARASLGDALHRYVERTASFWQQLDVFIAKTQASAAREAVGNRLGALDWLRQRYPTAQQLRQINEQLASSAAPSFTVLVRDDGNQLALAHTLDSLDRQLYQRIHVCVMGATDPGRANVHWLACDPKQPATAINGLLEGVQSDWFMLVEAEEEFIAAGLLVTALNLLDAPDGCLAVYADEAQRTGGVIDLSLRPDLNLDLLLAFPASHSRHWLYRREALVRLSGFDNACGEAFELAYQLRLISEQGAASVGHVNEPLLIANEVRQSECADERAVIDAHLQARGYAQARAIALEPGRYRIDYGHERQASVSILIYLEGQLANFQRCLESLLTQTRAVDFEVLLVEPGNDEPALLEWLGLVEEMGEGRFQVLRFMPGQSRAAMCNAAAQEARGEYLLWLDAQSVVLEPGWLQALLNHAQRPEVGAVGGKLQDSQGRIRQAGLVLGQGGVVGRAFEGLPSQAAGYMGRLGLEQNCSAVGGECLMLRRDLFLEADGFDTDPLLAPWTDLDLCLKLQQAGYLNVWTPHARLLVNPAADARASSEQEDALFARWLPQLARDPAYNANLSLRAGEGFVRENKDLCWYPLQGSVPRVLVFVTEQRAGAYSRLVQPFSTLLDAGQIEGAAVSSLLSPVEIERLAPTTVVLQRPLDDAGLLALSRLRAFSKAFTVYELDGYLPQMELKGDYAADELLERLRFGMLQADRVLVPTPALAELLQGQHDDIRVLETLLPAAWGRVQSKRGMGPKPRLGWLGGKDTQLLADVLPAFAGEVDWVVLGDCPASLQPFLKELHPTVAQQQLAGAMAALNLDLALVPMAETLGNACSGDLRVLQHAACGHPVICSRVPGFVGGEVLPLSRVSNEAQDWIRAIRLHLEDREASATLGDALQSTVRAQWLLEGERLDAWRRAWLAD; this comes from the coding sequence ATGTCGAACCTTGCGCAGCTGGACGCTCATTCGCTTGAACAGGCGCTGGCGCGTCTGCGGCTGATGTATGCCAAACCCGAGCATCCGTACTACTTCCTGGCGCCGGCCTACCGTGAGTCGTCGTCGGGCGTCGTCTCGCTGCACTACCTCTGCCACATGCTCAATCTCAGTGGTCGTGAGGCCTACATCTGCGGTACCGAAGTGGTCAATCCAGACCTCAAGACACCCGTGATCGATTCCGCAATCAAACAGCGCCATGCGGCGGCGGGCAAGGTGCCGATCGCGGTTTATCCCGAGGTGTTCCCAGGCAATCCGCTCAACTGTTCGGTCGTGGCGCGTTTTCTCCTGAATTTCGAGGGGTTCCTCACGGGAAATGGCATGAACGCCGCGCCCACCGACCTGTTTTTCTATTACGCCGCCCGGCTCGCCGAGCATCGTGGTGACCTTGACGGTGACCTGTTGTGCCTGCCGGCGATCGATATCGAAATGTTCTCGACGGTGGGCGCCGCAGCTGTGCGTAAAGGGAGCTATCTCTACCAGAACCGCCACCCGTTGGACCAGATCGACTATGCGCTACTGCCAGCGGATGTCCGCCTGCTGAGCATGGCCAATCCCTTGTCCTTGCCTGAGCTGGCCGAGCTGCTGCGCAGTGCGGAAGTGATGTACAGCTACGAGTGGTCAATGACCTGCGTCATGGCAGTGCTGTGTGGCTGCCCGGTGATCTTCATTCCGGGGCATGGCGTCGACCAGCCACTGCTCGACAATAGTTTCTTCGGCAGCGTCGGCTTTGCCATGCTCGATCAGCCCAACCCGTTGGAACAGGCGCGGGCAAGCCTCGGTGATGCCTTGCATCGTTACGTCGAACGCACCGCGTCTTTCTGGCAGCAGCTGGACGTGTTCATTGCAAAAACCCAGGCGTCTGCCGCTCGAGAGGCGGTTGGAAATCGTCTGGGGGCGCTCGACTGGTTACGCCAACGTTACCCGACGGCGCAGCAATTGCGTCAGATCAACGAGCAGTTGGCGAGCTCGGCTGCACCCAGTTTCACTGTCCTGGTCCGCGATGACGGCAATCAGTTGGCGCTGGCTCATACCCTGGACAGCCTGGATCGACAGTTATACCAGCGCATCCATGTGTGTGTGATGGGGGCCACTGACCCGGGGCGTGCCAACGTTCATTGGCTGGCGTGCGATCCCAAGCAACCGGCAACCGCGATCAATGGCTTGCTCGAGGGCGTCCAGAGCGATTGGTTCATGCTGGTGGAGGCGGAGGAGGAGTTCATCGCCGCAGGGTTGCTGGTGACGGCTCTGAATCTGCTTGATGCGCCTGACGGGTGCCTGGCGGTGTACGCCGACGAGGCGCAGCGTACGGGCGGTGTGATCGACCTCTCGTTGCGACCCGATCTGAACCTGGATTTGTTGTTGGCGTTTCCGGCCAGCCATTCCCGTCACTGGCTGTACCGTCGTGAGGCGCTGGTGCGCTTGAGCGGTTTTGATAATGCCTGCGGTGAGGCTTTTGAATTGGCCTACCAACTGCGCTTGATCAGCGAGCAGGGCGCGGCGAGCGTCGGTCATGTCAACGAACCCCTGTTGATCGCCAATGAGGTGCGGCAGTCGGAGTGCGCGGACGAGCGTGCGGTCATCGATGCGCATCTGCAAGCGCGTGGTTACGCTCAGGCGCGAGCGATTGCGTTGGAGCCGGGCCGCTATCGTATCGACTACGGCCACGAGCGGCAGGCCTCGGTCAGTATTCTGATTTACCTGGAAGGACAGTTGGCGAATTTCCAGCGTTGCCTGGAAAGCCTGCTGACGCAGACCCGCGCGGTGGACTTCGAGGTCTTGCTGGTTGAGCCGGGCAACGACGAGCCTGCATTGCTGGAGTGGCTGGGGCTGGTCGAGGAAATGGGCGAAGGCCGGTTCCAGGTGCTGCGGTTCATGCCCGGGCAGTCGCGTGCGGCCATGTGCAATGCGGCGGCTCAAGAGGCGCGCGGCGAGTATCTGCTCTGGCTCGATGCGCAAAGCGTTGTGCTTGAGCCTGGGTGGCTGCAAGCGTTGCTCAATCACGCTCAGCGTCCGGAAGTGGGCGCCGTGGGAGGCAAATTGCAGGATAGCCAAGGCCGCATACGACAAGCGGGCCTGGTGTTGGGACAGGGCGGCGTTGTCGGTCGGGCGTTTGAGGGCCTGCCATCCCAGGCCGCAGGTTACATGGGGCGGCTTGGGCTTGAGCAGAACTGCTCCGCAGTGGGCGGTGAATGCCTGATGCTGCGGCGGGACCTGTTTCTCGAGGCCGATGGTTTCGACACCGATCCGCTGCTGGCGCCCTGGACCGATCTCGACCTGTGCCTGAAGCTGCAGCAGGCCGGTTACCTGAACGTCTGGACGCCTCACGCGCGGCTGTTGGTCAACCCGGCGGCAGATGCCCGTGCAAGTAGCGAGCAGGAGGATGCCTTGTTCGCGCGCTGGTTGCCGCAGTTGGCCCGCGACCCGGCCTACAATGCCAACCTTTCGCTGCGCGCCGGCGAAGGTTTTGTCCGGGAAAACAAGGACCTGTGCTGGTATCCCCTGCAAGGCAGCGTGCCAAGGGTGCTGGTTTTTGTCACCGAGCAGCGGGCGGGTGCTTATTCGCGACTGGTCCAACCGTTCAGCACGTTGCTTGACGCGGGGCAAATCGAAGGCGCGGCGGTTTCGAGCCTGCTGTCGCCGGTGGAGATCGAGCGCCTGGCGCCGACGACCGTCGTGTTGCAGCGCCCCCTGGATGACGCCGGGCTGCTCGCCCTGAGCCGCCTGAGGGCGTTTTCCAAGGCCTTCACCGTCTACGAACTGGACGGCTACTTGCCGCAGATGGAATTGAAGGGCGATTACGCTGCCGATGAACTGTTGGAACGGCTGCGGTTCGGCATGCTGCAAGCCGATCGGGTGCTGGTCCCCACGCCAGCGCTGGCCGAACTGTTGCAGGGCCAGCATGACGACATCCGCGTGCTGGAAACCCTGCTGCCGGCCGCCTGGGGGCGTGTACAAAGCAAGCGAGGCATGGGGCCCAAGCCGCGCCTGGGTTGGTTGGGCGGCAAGGATACTCAACTGCTGGCGGACGTGCTGCCCGCGTTCGCTGGCGAAGTGGACTGGGTGGTGCTGGGCGACTGCCCCGCGTCACTGCAGCCTTTCCTGAAGGAGCTCCATCCAACGGTGGCGCAGCAGCAGTTGGCGGGCGCCATGGCAGCCTTGAATCTGGATCTTGCACTGGTACCCATGGCTGAAACCCTGGGCAATGCCTGCTCGGGTGACCTGCGTGTCCTGCAGCATGCCGCATGCGGCCATCCGGTCATTTGCAGCCGGGTGCCGGGTTTTGTCGGCGGCGAGGTATTGCCTTTGTCCCGGGTCAGTAACGAGGCGCAAGACTGGATCCGGGCGATTCGCTTGCACCTGGAAGACCGTGAGGCTTCCGCGACGCTGGGGGACGCCTTGCAGTCGACGGTGCGGGCGCAATGGCTGCTCGAAGGCGAGCGCCTGGACGCCTGGCGACGAGCCTGGTTGGCCGATTGA
- a CDS encoding WbqC family protein, protein MQKKIAVVQSNYIPWKGYFDLIRSVDAFILYDDVQYTRSDWRNRNKIKTAQGEHWLSIPVKKKGRLGQLINEVQITSADWAAAHWKTIEQSYRRAPCFAQMEAPIRALYEQAADLTHLTRINHLFIAGLCPLLGIHTPLHRSEDLGGVEGKNERLIHLCQALGANEYLSGPAASHYLDEAAFAANGIAVSYMSYAGYPEYPQVYGEFQHAVSVIDLLFNTGADASAFLEKRAA, encoded by the coding sequence ATGCAAAAAAAAATAGCTGTGGTGCAGTCGAACTACATCCCTTGGAAGGGGTATTTCGATCTGATCCGCAGCGTCGATGCGTTCATCCTGTACGACGATGTCCAGTACACCCGGAGTGACTGGCGCAACCGCAACAAGATCAAGACTGCCCAGGGTGAGCATTGGCTCAGTATTCCGGTCAAGAAGAAGGGCCGTCTCGGACAGTTGATCAATGAAGTCCAGATCACCAGTGCGGATTGGGCCGCCGCGCACTGGAAGACGATTGAGCAGAGCTACCGGCGCGCACCGTGCTTCGCCCAGATGGAGGCGCCGATTCGCGCGCTCTACGAGCAGGCAGCCGACCTCACCCACCTGACTCGCATCAACCACCTGTTCATCGCCGGCTTGTGCCCCCTGCTGGGCATCCATACACCGCTTCACCGTTCCGAGGACCTGGGTGGCGTAGAGGGCAAGAACGAACGCCTGATCCATCTCTGCCAGGCTCTCGGGGCCAACGAATACCTCTCTGGACCCGCCGCCAGTCACTATCTCGACGAAGCGGCGTTCGCCGCCAACGGGATCGCCGTGTCGTACATGAGCTATGCCGGTTATCCCGAGTACCCGCAGGTGTATGGCGAGTTCCAGCACGCGGTCAGCGTCATCGACCTGTTGTTCAACACCGGCGCGGATGCATCGGCTTTTCTGGAGAAAAGGGCTGCCTGA